In a genomic window of Nostoc sp. UHCC 0870:
- a CDS encoding FKBP-type peptidyl-prolyl cis-trans isomerase, with product MKAILLSVGVMLVCVVVLVLSQIGGKQESAIAATVTPTVPATTIVTENNTLIANNHMSDASKVVTTPSGLKYEEIEEGTGATPVKGQTVTVHYTGTLENGTKFDSSRDRNRPFSFTIGVGQVIQGWDEGLSTMKVGGRRQLIIPAELGYGSRGAGGVIPPNATLLFDVELLGVK from the coding sequence TTGAAAGCAATTTTACTCAGCGTGGGTGTCATGCTGGTCTGTGTTGTGGTTTTAGTGTTGTCACAAATTGGCGGTAAGCAGGAATCTGCTATTGCTGCAACTGTGACCCCAACTGTACCAGCAACCACCATCGTTACAGAAAACAATACCTTAATAGCGAACAATCATATGTCTGATGCCTCCAAAGTCGTTACTACCCCTTCTGGTTTGAAGTATGAGGAAATAGAAGAGGGAACTGGTGCAACACCTGTAAAGGGACAAACCGTGACAGTGCATTACACCGGTACTTTAGAAAATGGGACTAAATTTGATAGTTCCCGCGATCGCAATCGTCCTTTTAGCTTTACCATCGGTGTTGGACAGGTAATTCAAGGTTGGGATGAAGGACTCAGCACTATGAAAGTAGGTGGTCGTCGTCAGCTAATCATCCCCGCAGAACTAGGTTATGGTTCTCGCGGTGCTGGTGGTGTGATTCCCCCTAACGCTACCCTGTTGTTTGATGTGGAATTATTAGGGGTTAAGTAA
- a CDS encoding class I SAM-dependent methyltransferase, translating into MSKNSSYNPLFSVNTQQEKWQQRVAQVAYRFNKQYHNEQFELPEEVQSMPIFQEWKSGLLTGRIVSPFWEIAKPQKNQHCLDIGCGVSFLIYPWRDWQAFFYGQEISNVARDTLNSRGSQLNSKLFKGVELGAAHQLNYATEQFDLAIATGFSCYFPLEYWSSVLTEVKRVLKPGGLFVFDILNPEHSLAEDWAVLETYLDAEVFLEPVAVWEKTIKASGAKIVTRLTGELFDLYKIKF; encoded by the coding sequence ATGTCTAAAAATTCTTCCTACAATCCTCTATTTTCAGTAAACACTCAACAAGAGAAATGGCAGCAGAGGGTAGCGCAGGTAGCATATCGCTTCAATAAACAATATCACAATGAACAATTTGAACTACCTGAAGAAGTGCAGTCCATGCCGATATTTCAAGAATGGAAATCTGGACTGTTGACGGGGAGAATTGTTTCGCCTTTCTGGGAAATTGCTAAACCCCAAAAAAATCAGCACTGTTTGGATATTGGTTGTGGTGTCAGCTTTTTGATTTATCCTTGGCGAGATTGGCAAGCCTTTTTTTACGGTCAAGAAATTAGTAATGTGGCGCGAGATACCTTAAATTCTCGTGGTTCACAGTTGAATTCTAAGTTATTTAAAGGGGTGGAATTAGGCGCAGCACATCAATTGAATTATGCCACAGAGCAATTTGATTTAGCGATCGCTACAGGATTTAGCTGCTATTTTCCCCTGGAATATTGGAGTTCTGTATTAACAGAAGTCAAACGGGTGTTAAAACCCGGTGGACTATTTGTATTTGATATCCTCAACCCTGAACACTCTTTAGCAGAAGATTGGGCTGTGCTAGAAACCTATTTAGATGCGGAAGTTTTTCTAGAACCTGTGGCGGTGTGGGAAAAAACCATCAAAGCATCTGGGGCGAAAATTGTCACCAGATTGACGGGAGAATTATTTGATTTATACAAGATAAAATTTTAA
- a CDS encoding phasin family protein, translating to MDSNNWLQQLMMLGIGTTSLVAEKLKEVSEELVKDGKLNPEQAKAVMDDIVEQLKSEQGTWETQMQRQMRNMMQDLGVARQSEVDELRGRIDRLERQVRDLENKLWR from the coding sequence ATGGACAGCAACAACTGGTTGCAACAACTAATGATGCTTGGTATTGGGACAACTTCTCTAGTAGCGGAAAAACTTAAGGAAGTCAGTGAAGAATTGGTAAAAGACGGCAAACTCAATCCTGAGCAAGCAAAGGCGGTGATGGATGATATTGTAGAGCAGTTAAAGTCAGAGCAGGGAACGTGGGAAACGCAAATGCAACGGCAAATGCGAAATATGATGCAGGATTTGGGGGTAGCGCGTCAGTCTGAGGTAGATGAACTGCGGGGTAGAATTGATAGATTGGAACGTCAAGTCCGAGATTTAGAAAATAAGCTTTGGCGTTAG
- a CDS encoding SAM hydrolase/SAM-dependent halogenase family protein, which yields MLEQQINQNLITLLSDFGDRDAYVAVMKGVIAQVNPKLQVVDLMHQVPAQDIAVARFCLMNAYPYFPKGTVHLAVVDPGVGSQRKAIAVKFAGGFLVGPDNGIFSGVLAQSPAITSVELTNHKYWRSSPPSKTFHGRDIFAPVAAHLASGVSLQQLGEEIDPANLVKLNVKQCEPTKTGVVGCIQYIDHFGNLVSNIPESWLQGKKWCVQISGVIIPGCETYSDVPFGDAIALVGSHGWVEIAVNGRNAHLQMQINLYDRLEVLFMDKNQNPLE from the coding sequence ATGTTGGAACAGCAGATAAATCAGAACCTCATAACCTTATTAAGCGATTTTGGCGATCGCGATGCTTATGTGGCTGTAATGAAAGGGGTAATTGCCCAAGTCAACCCTAAATTGCAGGTGGTAGACTTGATGCACCAAGTTCCAGCCCAGGATATTGCTGTTGCTAGATTTTGTTTGATGAATGCTTATCCCTATTTCCCGAAGGGGACAGTACATCTAGCAGTTGTAGATCCGGGTGTGGGGAGTCAAAGAAAGGCGATCGCAGTAAAATTTGCTGGTGGGTTTTTGGTAGGGCCAGATAATGGCATATTTAGTGGTGTATTAGCTCAAAGTCCAGCGATCACATCTGTTGAACTGACTAATCACAAATATTGGAGAAGTTCCCCGCCTAGCAAGACTTTTCACGGTAGAGATATTTTCGCACCTGTAGCTGCTCATCTTGCCAGTGGTGTTTCTCTACAACAGCTAGGAGAAGAAATCGATCCAGCTAACTTAGTAAAACTTAATGTTAAGCAGTGTGAGCCAACAAAAACTGGTGTTGTGGGTTGCATTCAATATATAGATCATTTTGGCAACTTAGTGAGTAATATTCCAGAGAGTTGGCTGCAAGGTAAAAAATGGTGTGTACAAATCTCAGGGGTCATTATTCCAGGGTGTGAAACTTACAGTGATGTTCCGTTTGGGGACGCTATTGCTTTAGTTGGGAGTCATGGCTGGGTAGAAATTGCCGTTAACGGTCGTAACGCACATTTACAGATGCAAATCAATTTGTATGATCGATTAGAAGTGTTATTTATGGATAAAAATCAGAATCCTTTGGAATAG
- a CDS encoding DUF2301 domain-containing membrane protein, translated as MTTSTVSTPEAYQGQFGEFTITQSDRTGVIIYRAGLMVAALSFAIASALVLFNDNPIVIQALTPLYTCFSLALGVSLLTIHIYMALLHRLLQVFWLIGSISSFLIGHYDSEPFVVTVYNQPLTLFGVGFTFVALTGIYFKEAFCFNRAETKVLTVIVPLLLLGHLLGILPTQAEQFLLGAWATLFLVFALRKVVQAIPPDIGDKSVFTYLKNKSSVRV; from the coding sequence ATGACGACATCAACAGTATCTACACCAGAAGCTTATCAAGGTCAGTTTGGGGAGTTTACAATTACTCAGAGCGATCGCACAGGTGTAATTATCTATCGTGCTGGGTTAATGGTAGCGGCATTGAGCTTTGCGATCGCCAGTGCTTTAGTCTTATTTAACGACAATCCCATTGTTATCCAAGCACTTACCCCTTTATATACTTGTTTCAGCCTGGCTCTTGGTGTGAGTTTATTAACAATACATATTTACATGGCACTGTTGCATAGACTATTGCAAGTATTTTGGTTGATTGGTAGTATTTCCTCATTTCTAATAGGGCATTATGACAGTGAACCTTTTGTTGTCACCGTCTACAATCAACCACTAACTTTATTTGGTGTTGGGTTTACCTTTGTTGCTTTGACGGGGATTTATTTTAAAGAAGCTTTTTGCTTTAATCGCGCTGAAACTAAAGTGTTAACTGTTATAGTACCCCTGCTATTATTAGGGCATTTATTAGGTATTTTACCCACTCAGGCAGAACAATTTTTGTTAGGAGCTTGGGCAACTTTATTCTTGGTGTTTGCGTTGCGGAAAGTAGTGCAAGCAATTCCTCCTGATATTGGTGATAAATCTGTGTTTACTTATTTAAAAAACAAGTCATCGGTCAGAGTTTAA
- a CDS encoding ElyC/SanA/YdcF family protein codes for MQRKNRLYKKLWGIRLFKRQEVWILTLQGWLVALGVFVCLLLFTITNLHSFLAINAPLESADALVIEGWIPDYAIKEAVDELKNSNYRMIITTGGDLGKGTYLTDYKNFAEVSAATLKKIGVDEQKIFTVPAPPVLKDRSYISVVEFRKWITRSNLQIKAINLVSWDAHARRSWLFFKKVLSPEIKVGIIASKSQGYDPERWWTSSEGVRTLINELIAYIYAVVFSL; via the coding sequence ATGCAAAGAAAAAATCGCTTATATAAAAAATTATGGGGAATTAGGTTATTTAAGCGTCAAGAAGTTTGGATACTGACGTTGCAAGGATGGCTAGTTGCACTGGGTGTTTTTGTCTGTTTATTATTGTTCACGATAACTAATTTACATTCATTCCTTGCTATTAATGCTCCACTTGAATCGGCAGACGCATTAGTTATAGAAGGGTGGATACCAGATTATGCAATTAAAGAGGCTGTAGATGAATTAAAAAATAGTAATTATCGCATGATAATTACTACAGGAGGAGATTTAGGAAAAGGCACTTATCTAACTGATTATAAAAATTTTGCAGAGGTTTCAGCAGCTACTTTAAAAAAGATTGGTGTTGATGAACAAAAGATATTTACTGTTCCTGCACCGCCAGTTTTAAAAGACCGCAGTTATATATCTGTAGTTGAATTCCGTAAATGGATCACCCGATCAAATTTACAGATTAAAGCTATTAATCTTGTCTCATGGGATGCTCATGCTCGCAGAAGTTGGCTATTCTTTAAAAAAGTGTTATCTCCAGAGATTAAGGTGGGTATAATTGCATCTAAGAGCCAAGGGTACGATCCAGAAAGATGGTGGACTTCTAGTGAAGGTGTCCGAACATTAATTAATGAATTAATTGCTTATATATATGCTGTTGTCTTCAGTTTATGA
- the pbpC gene encoding penicillin-binding protein 1C, with product MNRVKGWRRKITQQLRHRKSIKVVLVVVLMCLCVRLLPYFAPIRAGDIAQNQLAWEFSDRNGLPLGTILTRDQEHTAVVPLKQVSPQFIQAILAAEDGSFYHHGALDMQAIIRAIQQAIHTKKIVSGASTITMQLARMLAPSPRNLSGKIKEIWLAWRLAAGMNKDEILSAYVNRLPMGGNIYGVEAAARTYFSIPASDLNIAQASLLAAIPNNPTYFDPLQHWNRLQQRQKYVLNRMVQEGYITNQIVEKTLTEKVVFQSRKRGILAAPHFLFWLVSQLSETEITSPVRTTIDKSLQQFVEAQVQQVISHLAANNVHDAAALVIDNHTGEVLAYVGSPDYFNEAKLGRNDGVQALRQPGSTLKPFVYELALEKDAIRPNTILADVPTHYAIPGAKLYSPTDYSQNFLGPVRIRLALANSLNIPAVRVLEKVGVPSFLARLHQLGFTHLKQTPEYYGLGLTLGSGEVSLWELAQAYFTIAQQGKTTPLVPVFSQSPVPNPQSPVPTTWQLITDMLSDNHARATAFGVDSVLNLPFPAAVKTGTSSNFRDTWTVGFTTDYTVATWVGNFNGEPMRQVSGVMGAAPLWNRIMLHLHEHQESAAFPSPTGLIKLPICAVSGLKPTPDCNSVVQEYFYPQDKIAYETQQDFNLPSEYDEWLAKQPSSSLVTNNLRILSPKNGDLFLVYPGTEGQQKLEFKLAGNKSTSVEWWLNGEKLDSQVNSMFWYLRPGNWTLAARSGERQDKVSFQVDLANIRSTRRGFSIANPQ from the coding sequence ATGAATAGGGTAAAGGGTTGGCGGCGGAAAATTACACAACAACTTAGACATCGTAAAAGTATTAAGGTGGTTTTGGTTGTGGTGTTGATGTGCCTATGTGTGCGATTATTGCCTTATTTTGCACCGATTCGTGCTGGAGATATTGCACAGAATCAACTGGCTTGGGAATTTAGCGATCGCAATGGGCTACCATTAGGAACAATCCTCACTCGTGACCAAGAACATACCGCAGTTGTACCACTAAAGCAGGTTTCACCCCAATTTATCCAAGCAATTTTAGCGGCGGAAGATGGTAGCTTCTATCATCATGGCGCATTGGATATGCAGGCTATTATCCGCGCTATCCAACAAGCCATTCATACCAAAAAAATTGTTTCTGGTGCTTCCACAATTACCATGCAATTGGCGCGGATGTTAGCACCATCCCCCCGCAACCTCTCTGGGAAAATTAAGGAGATTTGGTTGGCTTGGCGGTTAGCAGCAGGGATGAACAAAGACGAAATCCTGTCTGCATATGTTAATCGTCTACCAATGGGAGGTAATATCTACGGTGTAGAAGCCGCCGCTAGAACTTATTTTTCCATCCCCGCCAGTGATTTAAATATCGCCCAAGCCAGTCTCCTTGCTGCTATTCCTAATAATCCCACTTATTTTGACCCGTTACAGCATTGGAATCGACTCCAGCAGCGACAAAAATATGTCCTCAACCGCATGGTACAAGAGGGGTATATTACTAACCAAATAGTTGAGAAAACCCTCACCGAAAAAGTCGTCTTTCAGTCACGGAAACGAGGAATTCTCGCCGCACCTCATTTTTTATTTTGGTTAGTCAGTCAGTTATCTGAGACAGAAATAACTTCCCCCGTTCGCACCACTATAGATAAATCCTTACAGCAATTTGTCGAAGCGCAAGTACAGCAAGTAATTTCCCACCTCGCCGCCAATAATGTCCACGATGCGGCGGCTTTGGTAATTGACAACCACACTGGGGAAGTTTTAGCCTATGTCGGTTCACCTGATTACTTTAATGAAGCCAAACTAGGACGTAACGATGGCGTACAGGCGTTACGTCAACCGGGTTCTACCCTCAAGCCGTTTGTGTATGAGTTGGCTTTAGAAAAAGATGCGATTCGCCCAAACACTATTTTGGCTGATGTACCCACCCACTACGCTATTCCCGGTGCAAAACTGTATAGTCCCACAGACTACAGCCAGAACTTTCTCGGCCCCGTCAGAATACGCCTAGCTTTAGCTAATTCCCTCAACATACCAGCCGTGCGCGTCTTAGAAAAAGTCGGCGTACCATCTTTTTTAGCACGTCTACATCAACTTGGCTTTACCCACCTCAAGCAAACCCCAGAATATTACGGTTTAGGTTTAACTCTCGGTAGCGGCGAAGTCTCTCTCTGGGAACTAGCCCAAGCTTACTTCACCATCGCCCAACAAGGAAAAACCACACCTTTAGTTCCTGTATTTTCCCAATCCCCAGTCCCCAATCCCCAGTCCCCAGTACCCACCACATGGCAACTTATCACCGATATGCTGAGTGATAACCATGCCCGTGCTACAGCTTTTGGTGTAGACTCGGTGTTAAATTTACCCTTCCCCGCAGCTGTCAAAACTGGTACTTCCTCCAACTTCCGCGATACTTGGACAGTTGGCTTTACTACCGACTACACCGTTGCAACTTGGGTAGGAAATTTCAACGGTGAACCGATGCGTCAAGTGTCGGGAGTCATGGGTGCAGCACCTCTATGGAATCGCATCATGTTACACCTGCACGAACACCAAGAATCAGCCGCTTTTCCCTCTCCAACAGGATTGATTAAACTGCCTATATGTGCTGTCTCTGGCTTAAAACCCACACCAGACTGTAACTCTGTGGTGCAGGAATATTTTTATCCTCAAGATAAAATCGCCTATGAAACTCAGCAGGATTTTAATTTACCGTCAGAGTATGATGAATGGCTAGCAAAACAGCCGTCATCAAGTTTAGTTACTAATAATTTAAGGATTCTCTCTCCCAAAAATGGTGATTTATTTTTGGTATATCCCGGTACAGAGGGACAGCAAAAATTAGAATTCAAACTAGCAGGAAATAAATCTACATCTGTGGAGTGGTGGCTGAATGGGGAAAAGCTAGATAGCCAAGTTAATTCTATGTTTTGGTATTTGCGTCCTGGTAACTGGACTTTGGCAGCGAGAAGCGGGGAAAGGCAGGATAAAGTTAGTTTTCAAGTCGATTTAGCTAATATTCGTTCCACACGTCGGGGTTTTTCTATCGCCAATCCCCAATAA
- a CDS encoding HEAT repeat domain-containing protein, which produces MILDWLAVWGITQAVGFAFKSIFEDLAKDAAKDWAKDLLKGIPGNILQQIKPEDIDIAAGKALKEFLQLMQQELEDADLEETELQQYNHGLKKFIVNKSIKLILGEPFQANCQVIDAKVLTHTWHEMKLPNLPQQFDWERLAKRYLKKVKAIIRESEQLRPLLDSQYLESLNNTLLEINGITPDFDLKKYQEGLRERYGNLKLDSLDTTGYAYNELKLWRMFIPQQVREVHQVLSQVHELPKEHLKRLQESKQLDEEITPEALEYYKQIYFEQPTTSVLDIINDPLNYNYIVILGDPGSGKSTLLQFLALNWAETPLNNVVSSAIPLLIELRTYIRRRENHECHNFLEFFHKCSGIVHHLNQNKLHEQLKAGNALVMFDGLDEVFDLAKREDVITDIHRFTNQYPDVRVIVTSRVIGYKPQRLRDAEFRHFMIQDLEPEQIQEFINRWHELNFTDQVDRHRKKERLQRAIDTSKAITELAGNPLLLTMMAILNRNQELPRDRATLYEQASRVLLHQWDVERALVEDYRLDPKTIDYKDKQAMLRQVAYHMQTSAKGLVGNLISANDLEKILIRYLKNIEFEQPTKVARVMINQLRTRNFMLCFLGADYYAFVHRTFLEYFCAWEFVWQFKEIQVISIKGLNCEVFGKHWQDETWHEVLRLIIAMIESRFVCEILDYLIAQDGEKEKFINLFLAAKCLAEVRNRLLVASVSTKLLDKIKALTKYDLNYYYQPYLDEEETKLVQEIRTKAVVCVATTWKDDPDTLPWLKQLATDDNKDYVRRVALQELARGFKDDPDTLPWLKQHAISDNDWTVRQAAVQELVRGFKDDPDTLPILQKRAIADNSEYVRQVAVQELARGFKDNPNTLFWLKKRATVDQYGTVRQVAIQELARGFKDYPNVLPWLKQCAATNEDWTVRQAVVQELARGFKDDPDTLTILKQAVTSDENEYVRQAAVQELARGFKDDSDTLCILKQIAIADKYSDVRQTAVQELARVFKDDPHTLPWLKHQATVSEDKYVRRAAVQELARVFKDDLDTLSILKQRAVIDTYSDVRRAAVQELARGFKDDLDTLSILKQRAIADDNESVRRTAVQELARGFHNHPDTLPILKKCAKSEKYADVRQAALQELATGFPHDPETLSILTKRAISDKYADVRQVALQELAKGFPDYPEIFEVFYHCAINDPFTREYNFQHNPRQVALEIIIEHYPHHPQTLPLLLDRAEHDQDEQVREFIHKLKTTAYI; this is translated from the coding sequence ATGATATTAGATTGGTTAGCTGTTTGGGGCATAACTCAAGCTGTCGGTTTTGCTTTTAAGTCGATTTTTGAAGACTTAGCAAAAGATGCCGCTAAAGATTGGGCGAAAGACTTATTAAAAGGTATTCCTGGCAACATTTTACAGCAGATAAAACCAGAAGATATTGACATTGCGGCTGGCAAAGCTTTAAAAGAATTCTTGCAATTAATGCAGCAAGAACTAGAAGATGCAGACTTAGAAGAAACCGAACTGCAACAATATAATCATGGTTTAAAAAAATTTATTGTTAATAAATCAATTAAGCTGATTCTCGGTGAACCTTTTCAAGCAAATTGTCAAGTTATAGACGCTAAAGTCTTAACCCATACCTGGCATGAAATGAAGTTACCCAATCTACCCCAGCAATTTGATTGGGAAAGATTAGCCAAACGCTATCTGAAAAAAGTTAAAGCAATTATTCGTGAATCCGAACAATTACGCCCACTTTTAGATTCCCAGTATCTAGAATCATTAAACAATACCTTGCTAGAAATTAATGGTATTACCCCAGATTTCGACTTAAAAAAATACCAAGAAGGACTCCGCGAGCGATATGGAAATCTTAAACTAGATAGTTTAGATACTACTGGTTACGCCTACAATGAATTAAAGTTGTGGCGGATGTTCATCCCTCAACAAGTGCGAGAAGTTCATCAAGTATTATCACAGGTGCATGAACTCCCTAAAGAACACCTCAAACGACTACAAGAAAGTAAGCAATTAGATGAAGAAATCACCCCAGAAGCTCTAGAATACTACAAACAAATTTATTTTGAACAGCCAACAACTTCAGTCTTAGATATTATCAATGATCCTCTAAATTATAACTATATAGTTATTTTAGGCGATCCTGGTTCTGGTAAATCGACATTATTACAATTTTTAGCATTAAATTGGGCAGAAACACCATTAAATAATGTAGTTTCTTCCGCAATTCCATTATTAATTGAGTTGCGTACCTATATCCGCAGAAGAGAAAATCATGAATGCCATAATTTTCTAGAATTTTTTCATAAATGTAGTGGTATAGTTCATCATCTCAATCAAAATAAACTCCACGAACAACTCAAAGCAGGTAATGCTTTAGTCATGTTTGATGGTTTAGATGAAGTATTTGATCTTGCCAAGCGAGAGGATGTAATTACAGATATTCATCGTTTTACCAATCAATATCCTGATGTCAGAGTAATTGTAACTTCTCGTGTAATTGGCTATAAACCACAAAGATTAAGAGATGCAGAATTTCGGCATTTCATGATCCAAGATTTAGAGCCAGAACAAATCCAAGAGTTTATCAATCGTTGGCATGAATTAAATTTTACAGATCAGGTAGATAGACATCGCAAAAAAGAACGATTACAACGAGCGATTGACACATCAAAAGCCATCACTGAACTAGCAGGAAATCCCCTCTTATTAACAATGATGGCGATTCTCAACCGTAACCAAGAATTACCCAGAGATAGGGCAACATTATACGAACAAGCATCACGGGTACTGCTACATCAATGGGATGTAGAACGCGCTTTAGTGGAAGATTATCGCCTAGATCCTAAAACCATTGATTATAAAGATAAACAGGCAATGTTGCGGCAAGTTGCCTATCATATGCAAACCAGTGCTAAGGGTTTAGTAGGCAATTTAATTAGTGCTAATGATTTAGAAAAAATCTTAATCCGCTATCTCAAAAACATCGAATTTGAACAACCGACAAAAGTTGCCAGAGTGATGATTAATCAACTACGGACTCGCAACTTTATGTTATGTTTTTTAGGCGCAGATTATTATGCTTTTGTGCATCGAACTTTTTTAGAATATTTCTGCGCTTGGGAATTTGTCTGGCAGTTTAAAGAAATACAAGTTATCTCTATTAAGGGACTCAATTGTGAAGTATTTGGTAAACATTGGCAAGATGAGACTTGGCATGAGGTGCTACGCCTAATTATCGCCATGATTGAATCGAGATTTGTTTGCGAAATCCTGGATTATTTAATAGCTCAAGATGGCGAAAAAGAAAAATTTATTAACTTGTTTTTAGCTGCTAAATGTCTAGCAGAAGTTAGAAATCGCTTATTAGTAGCGTCAGTCTCTACTAAATTACTAGATAAAATCAAAGCCTTAACCAAATACGACCTTAACTATTACTACCAACCCTATTTAGATGAAGAAGAAACTAAGTTAGTTCAAGAAATTCGCACCAAAGCAGTTGTATGTGTAGCCACAACCTGGAAAGATGACCCCGATACTCTCCCCTGGCTCAAACAACTAGCCACAGATGATAATAAAGATTATGTACGCCGTGTAGCCTTGCAAGAGTTAGCCAGAGGCTTTAAAGATGACCCTGATACTCTCCCTTGGCTGAAACAACACGCCATAAGTGATAATGATTGGACTGTGCGACAAGCCGCAGTGCAAGAATTAGTCAGGGGTTTCAAAGATGACCCTGATACCCTCCCCATTCTCCAAAAGCGCGCGATCGCAGATAATAGTGAATATGTCCGCCAAGTAGCAGTCCAGGAATTAGCCAGAGGTTTTAAAGATAATCCCAACACCTTATTTTGGCTGAAAAAACGTGCCACAGTGGATCAGTATGGGACTGTGCGCCAAGTAGCAATCCAAGAGTTAGCTAGGGGTTTCAAAGATTACCCCAATGTTCTCCCCTGGTTGAAACAATGCGCCGCCACTAATGAAGATTGGACTGTGCGCCAAGCGGTCGTACAGGAATTAGCTAGGGGTTTTAAAGATGACCCCGATACCTTAACCATCCTCAAACAAGCTGTAACCTCTGACGAGAATGAATATGTGCGCCAAGCCGCCGTACAAGAATTAGCCAGAGGTTTTAAAGATGACTCCGATACTCTCTGTATTTTGAAACAAATTGCGATCGCAGATAAATATTCCGATGTGCGCCAAACCGCCGTGCAAGAATTAGCCAGGGTGTTCAAAGATGACCCCCATACCCTCCCCTGGCTAAAACACCAAGCTACTGTTAGTGAAGATAAATATGTGCGCCGCGCCGCCGTTCAAGAACTAGCTAGGGTGTTTAAAGATGACCTTGATACCCTCAGTATCCTCAAACAACGCGCCGTTATTGATACTTATTCAGATGTGCGCCGTGCAGCCGTGCAAGAATTAGCCAGAGGCTTTAAAGATGACCTCGATACTCTCAGTATCCTTAAACAACGCGCGATCGCCGACGATAACGAATCGGTACGCCGGACAGCCGTCCAGGAATTAGCCAGGGGTTTCCACAATCACCCTGATACTCTCCCTATCCTCAAAAAATGTGCTAAATCTGAGAAATATGCAGATGTGCGCCAAGCCGCATTACAGGAATTAGCCACAGGATTTCCCCATGATCCTGAAACCCTTTCCATCCTCACAAAACGCGCTATATCTGACAAATATGCAGATGTACGCCAAGTCGCATTACAAGAATTAGCTAAAGGTTTTCCAGATTACCCTGAGATATTTGAGGTTTTCTACCACTGTGCTATTAATGATCCCTTTACCCGTGAGTACAATTTTCAACATAACCCCCGACAAGTAGCACTAGAAATAATTATTGAACATTATCCTCATCATCCCCAAACGCTACCACTATTACTCGACAGAGCAGAACATGATCAAGATGAACAAGTGCGGGAGTTTATTCATAAACTGAAGACAACAGCATATATATAA
- a CDS encoding TIGR03792 family protein has protein sequence MVIEFLKFKVTPGTREDYLQKDAAIWTTVLAKYPGFLGKEVWINPQDSTEIIFIIRWATKEQWQAIPLEDLQAVEQKFAQVIGNTYELVESKEYQVQ, from the coding sequence ATGGTTATAGAATTTCTTAAGTTTAAAGTTACCCCCGGTACGCGAGAAGATTATCTACAAAAGGATGCAGCCATTTGGACAACTGTTTTGGCTAAGTATCCGGGGTTTTTGGGTAAAGAAGTGTGGATTAATCCGCAAGACTCCACAGAAATTATATTTATTATTCGTTGGGCAACGAAAGAACAATGGCAAGCCATACCCCTAGAAGATTTACAGGCGGTCGAGCAAAAATTTGCCCAAGTGATAGGTAATACCTATGAGTTAGTCGAGTCAAAAGAATATCAGGTACAGTAG
- the pirA gene encoding arginine synthesis PII-interacting regulator PirA, which yields MSQNKLRAMSAAKELHKQNIQRNIEHRLEIAKAHGDQRLIRQLEAEMRYFS from the coding sequence ATGAGCCAAAATAAACTCAGAGCCATGAGTGCTGCAAAAGAACTACACAAACAAAATATTCAAAGAAACATTGAGCATCGCTTAGAAATAGCTAAAGCTCATGGTGATCAAAGGCTAATTCGGCAACTAGAAGCAGAAATGAGATATTTTAGCTAA